One window of the Mixophyes fleayi isolate aMixFle1 chromosome 6, aMixFle1.hap1, whole genome shotgun sequence genome contains the following:
- the LOC142159954 gene encoding uncharacterized protein LOC142159954, whose translation MMENHRPLASLGGSSEINTQERCSTSDRSEEDGDHQGENLNIVIVDIVGGVPQFKEEEEEIPINNDADGSRNESQKHPRLIYSKNCKEEEEEDEEDEDDDESEDDDESEDDTDCKPRGLNVTIKSEVEEEKISMKIKEEEVPIDINEADFKKKTCSERGRTKDYKQNENPAGHKSDKSSGCAVKSATGQKFLTNNRRMTTGDKPFSCADCGGFFKHKSSLVLHRRIHSGEKPYSCSDCGKQFIQKANYIRHQRLHTGEKPYKCTECGKHYAQKQSLVMHQKFHAENEPFSCPECGENFIRQSHLVNHRKSHKGLRRYSCPDCGDFFMLRSSLVIHQKVHSAEKPFSSLGKCQ comes from the exons GGTGAGAACCTGAATATTGTAATAGTTGACATTGTTGGAGGGGTCCCGCAGTttaaagaagaggaagaagaaatcCCTATAAATAATGACGCAG atggatccagaaacgAGTCACAGAAACATCCAAGACTTATTTATTCAAAGAATTgtaaagaggaggaggaagaagatgaggaggatgaagatgatgatgaatctgaggatgatgatgaatcgGAGGATGATACG GATTGTAAGCCTAGAGGTCTGAATGTTACTATTAAATCTGAGGTTGAGGAAGAAAAGATTAGTATGAAAATTAAGGAAGAAGAAGTCCCTATAGACATCAACGAAG cTGACTTTAAGAAGAAAACCTGCTCTGAACGTGGCAGAACCAAAGActataaacaaaatgaaaaccCAGCAGGTCACAAATCGGATAAATCTTCGGGCTGTGCCGTGAAGTCTGCAACGGGTCAGAAATTCCTGACCAATAATCGTAGAATGACGACGGGAGATAAACCATTTTCCTGTGCTGATTGTGGCGGGTTCTTCAAGCATAAGTCCAGTCTTGTCCTACACCGGCGAATTCATTCCGGAGAGAAGCCATATTCCTGCTCTGATTGCGGAAAACAGTTTATACAGAAGGCAAATTATATTCGTCACCAGAGACTTCACACAGGCGAAAAACCGTATAAATGTACTGAGTGCGGAAAGCATTACGCCCAGAAACAAAGTCTAGTCATGCACCAGAAGTTTCACGCCGAAAATGAGCCATTTTCCTGTCCCGAATGCGGGGAAAACTTTATCCGCCAGTCGCATCTGGTCAACCACAGGAAATCTCACAAAGGTTTAAGACGGTATTCGTGTCCTGATTGTGGAGATTTTTTTATGCTAAGGTCGAGTCTGGTCATACATCAGAAAGTTCACAGCGCCGAGAAGCCGTTTTCTAGCTTAGGAAAATGTCAATAA
- the LOC142095284 gene encoding uncharacterized protein LOC142095284 isoform X2, protein MTDEEQRSEANFHENTRHGPHNSCADIGTNNNKIGQSFRPTTDVNQYAHTEVHRPDNAEGSTEQSKSSTGRGGIVEQHKVNTTKKEFPCSKCGKFLSSKSNLVSHERIHTGKKSFSCSDCGKLFMYKCSLIHHQKMHTGEKPFSCSECGKFFNKNAYLIAHQRNHTGEKRFVCSDCGKCFIHKSSLINHEKIHTGEKPFSCSECGKCFTKNAYLVEHRRIHTGEKPYFCSECGKGFAKKSILVTHEKIHTGEKPFSCSECGKSFTCKSSLVLHEKIHTGEKQFQCSECGIFFMLKSSLVTHQRIHTGEKPFLCSDCGKRFTQKTSLISHQRLHARGKLFKCNDCENVFAKKSNLLLHERTHKGEKLFSCSECGNFFSRKSSLVLHQRIHTGEKPFPCTDCEKQFTQKSQLLSHQRLHTGDKQFQCSDCGIAFTHKSSLGIHQRIHTGIKTISCQDYVDQSYHTSEDS, encoded by the exons atgacagatgaagagcagagatctgaag caaaTTTCCATGAAAACACTAGACATGGACCTCACAACTCATGTGCAGACATTGGCACAAACAACAACAAGATTGGGCAAAGTTTTCGACCAACCACAGATGTCAACCAATATGCTCATACAGAAGTTCATAGACCAGACAATGCTGAAGGTTCCACAGAACAATCAAAATCTAGTACAGGCCGTGGGGGAATAGTTGAACAGCATAAAGTTAATACTACAAAAAAGGAGTTTCCTTGTTCTAAATGTGGGAAGTTTCTCAGCAGTAAGTCTAATCTTGTTAGTCATGAGCGAATTCACACAGGGAAGAAGTCCTTTTCGTGTTCTGATTGTGGAAAATTGTTTATGTACAAATGTAGCCTAATTCATCACCAGAAAAtgcacacaggggagaaaccgtTTTCCTGCTCAGAGTGTGGTAAATTTTTCAATAAGAACGCCTATCTCATAGCACATCAGCGGaatcacacaggggagaaacgatttgtttgttctgattgtggaaaatgttttatacaCAAATCAAGTCTCATTAATCATGAGAAAATCCATACTGGGGAGAAGCCATTTtcctgttctgaatgtgggaaatgttttaccaaGAATGCTTACCTCGTGGAACACcggagaattcacacaggagagaagccgtatTTCTGTTCTGAATGCGGAAAAGGTTTTGCCAAGAAATCAATTCTTGTCACGCATGAGAAAatacacacaggagagaagccgttttcttgttctgaatgtggcaaATCCTTTACCTGCAAATCAAGTTTGGTTCTGCATGAAAAAATCCACACAGGCGAAAAACAGTTTCAGTGTTCTGAATGTGGCATCTTTTTCATGCTGAAATCAAGTCTTGTTACGCAccaaagaattcacacaggagaaaaacctttCTTATGTTCTGACTGTGGAAAGAGATTTACCCAGAAGACATCTCTCATCAGCCACCAGAGACTCCACGCGAGGGGAAAACTGTTCAAATGTAATGATTGTGAAAATGTTTTTGCAAAAAAGTCAAATCTTCTTTTACATGAGAGGACACACAAAGGGGAAAAACTCTTCTCATGTTCAGAATGCGGGAATTTCTTTTCCCGGAAGTCGAGTCTGGTCTTACATCAGCGAATTCATACTGGGGAGAAGCCATTCCCATGTACAGACTGTGAGAAACAGTTTACCCAGAAATCACAGCTTCTCAGTCATCAGAGACTTCATACAGGGGATAAACAGTTCCAGTGCTCTGATTGTGGAATTGCTTTTACTCATAAGTCCAGTCTTGGTATACATCAGAGAATACACACAGGTATTAAAACAATTTCATGTCAAGACTATGTAGATCAGTCATATCACACGTCAGAGGACTCATGA
- the LOC142095284 gene encoding uncharacterized protein LOC142095284 isoform X1 gives MVTGWSALNNTNFHENTRHGPHNSCADIGTNNNKIGQSFRPTTDVNQYAHTEVHRPDNAEGSTEQSKSSTGRGGIVEQHKVNTTKKEFPCSKCGKFLSSKSNLVSHERIHTGKKSFSCSDCGKLFMYKCSLIHHQKMHTGEKPFSCSECGKFFNKNAYLIAHQRNHTGEKRFVCSDCGKCFIHKSSLINHEKIHTGEKPFSCSECGKCFTKNAYLVEHRRIHTGEKPYFCSECGKGFAKKSILVTHEKIHTGEKPFSCSECGKSFTCKSSLVLHEKIHTGEKQFQCSECGIFFMLKSSLVTHQRIHTGEKPFLCSDCGKRFTQKTSLISHQRLHARGKLFKCNDCENVFAKKSNLLLHERTHKGEKLFSCSECGNFFSRKSSLVLHQRIHTGEKPFPCTDCEKQFTQKSQLLSHQRLHTGDKQFQCSDCGIAFTHKSSLGIHQRIHTGIKTISCQDYVDQSYHTSEDS, from the exons ATGGTCACAGGCTGGTCGGCTCTTAACAACA caaaTTTCCATGAAAACACTAGACATGGACCTCACAACTCATGTGCAGACATTGGCACAAACAACAACAAGATTGGGCAAAGTTTTCGACCAACCACAGATGTCAACCAATATGCTCATACAGAAGTTCATAGACCAGACAATGCTGAAGGTTCCACAGAACAATCAAAATCTAGTACAGGCCGTGGGGGAATAGTTGAACAGCATAAAGTTAATACTACAAAAAAGGAGTTTCCTTGTTCTAAATGTGGGAAGTTTCTCAGCAGTAAGTCTAATCTTGTTAGTCATGAGCGAATTCACACAGGGAAGAAGTCCTTTTCGTGTTCTGATTGTGGAAAATTGTTTATGTACAAATGTAGCCTAATTCATCACCAGAAAAtgcacacaggggagaaaccgtTTTCCTGCTCAGAGTGTGGTAAATTTTTCAATAAGAACGCCTATCTCATAGCACATCAGCGGaatcacacaggggagaaacgatttgtttgttctgattgtggaaaatgttttatacaCAAATCAAGTCTCATTAATCATGAGAAAATCCATACTGGGGAGAAGCCATTTtcctgttctgaatgtgggaaatgttttaccaaGAATGCTTACCTCGTGGAACACcggagaattcacacaggagagaagccgtatTTCTGTTCTGAATGCGGAAAAGGTTTTGCCAAGAAATCAATTCTTGTCACGCATGAGAAAatacacacaggagagaagccgttttcttgttctgaatgtggcaaATCCTTTACCTGCAAATCAAGTTTGGTTCTGCATGAAAAAATCCACACAGGCGAAAAACAGTTTCAGTGTTCTGAATGTGGCATCTTTTTCATGCTGAAATCAAGTCTTGTTACGCAccaaagaattcacacaggagaaaaacctttCTTATGTTCTGACTGTGGAAAGAGATTTACCCAGAAGACATCTCTCATCAGCCACCAGAGACTCCACGCGAGGGGAAAACTGTTCAAATGTAATGATTGTGAAAATGTTTTTGCAAAAAAGTCAAATCTTCTTTTACATGAGAGGACACACAAAGGGGAAAAACTCTTCTCATGTTCAGAATGCGGGAATTTCTTTTCCCGGAAGTCGAGTCTGGTCTTACATCAGCGAATTCATACTGGGGAGAAGCCATTCCCATGTACAGACTGTGAGAAACAGTTTACCCAGAAATCACAGCTTCTCAGTCATCAGAGACTTCATACAGGGGATAAACAGTTCCAGTGCTCTGATTGTGGAATTGCTTTTACTCATAAGTCCAGTCTTGGTATACATCAGAGAATACACACAGGTATTAAAACAATTTCATGTCAAGACTATGTAGATCAGTCATATCACACGTCAGAGGACTCATGA